Proteins encoded by one window of Polaribacter haliotis:
- a CDS encoding ribonuclease Z, with translation MSLNLTILGCHSATPRVNAFPTSQYLEINNRHFLIDCGEGTQRQMRKYKVGFSKIDHIFISHLHGDHFYGLVGLLSTYGMLSREKEMHIFGPKGIKKATLQMLKISESHAKFNMIFHELSSNESELIFEDDKVIVRTIPLHHRVYTNGYLFTEKEKTRKLNMLNISGYNEIGKADFLNIKAGKDVVLSNGEVIPNSELTLDPKKPLSYAFCSDTSYKPDIVPIIKNVDLLYHEATFLADRKDLAKKTKHSTSVEAAQIAKDANVGELIVGHYSGRYKDISLFQKEASVIFNNVSLAEPGKVFLAE, from the coding sequence ATGAGTTTAAACTTAACAATTTTAGGCTGTCATTCTGCAACTCCAAGAGTAAACGCATTTCCAACATCACAATATTTAGAAATAAATAATCGACACTTTTTAATAGATTGTGGAGAAGGTACACAACGTCAAATGCGAAAATATAAAGTTGGTTTTTCTAAAATCGATCATATTTTTATTTCTCATTTACATGGAGACCATTTTTACGGCTTGGTTGGTTTACTTTCTACTTATGGTATGTTAAGTAGAGAAAAAGAAATGCATATTTTTGGTCCAAAAGGTATAAAAAAGGCAACTTTACAAATGCTAAAAATATCTGAATCTCATGCGAAATTTAACATGATTTTTCACGAATTATCTTCCAATGAAAGCGAACTTATTTTCGAAGACGATAAAGTAATCGTTCGTACTATTCCATTACATCACAGAGTTTACACAAATGGCTATTTATTTACAGAAAAAGAAAAAACTCGAAAATTAAATATGCTAAATATTAGCGGTTACAACGAAATTGGAAAAGCAGATTTTTTAAACATAAAAGCTGGTAAAGATGTGGTTTTATCAAATGGTGAAGTCATTCCAAATTCCGAATTAACATTAGACCCTAAAAAACCTTTGAGCTACGCTTTTTGTAGTGATACAAGCTACAAACCAGATATTGTTCCCATTATAAAAAATGTAGATTTATTATATCATGAAGCTACATTTTTAGCAGATAGAAAAGATTTAGCAAAAAAAACCAAACATTCTACTTCTGTTGAGGCAGCACAAATTGCGAAAGATGCAAATGTTGGCGAACTAATTGTTGGCCATTATTCTGGTAGATATAAAGACATTTCTCTTTTTCAAAAAGAAGCTTCTGTAATTTTTAATAATGTTTCGTTAGCAGAACCTGGGAAAGTGTTTTTGGCTGAGTAG
- a CDS encoding T9SS type A sorting domain-containing protein: MVKKILFILFLSFSFVGFSQEKSIDVLSAAPNPFTNSTKISFNSKAISSVKFTVKNVLGKTVFKKTYKTVKGKNSFQFYKDDLATGMYIYSIQDKKKVISKRFVIK, from the coding sequence ATGGTAAAAAAAATACTTTTTATTTTATTTTTAAGTTTTTCATTTGTAGGTTTTTCCCAAGAAAAATCGATAGATGTTTTATCTGCTGCACCTAACCCATTTACAAATTCCACAAAAATATCGTTTAATTCTAAAGCTATTTCTTCTGTAAAATTTACCGTTAAAAATGTTTTAGGAAAAACAGTTTTTAAGAAAACTTATAAAACTGTAAAAGGCAAAAATAGTTTCCAGTTTTATAAAGACGATTTAGCTACAGGAATGTATATTTATAGTATTCAAGACAAAAAGAAAGTAATTTCTAAACGTTTTGTTATTAAATGA
- a CDS encoding aspartate carbamoyltransferase catalytic subunit, translating to MQELSVEHLLGIKYLNPNDIDVIFKTADHFKEVINRPIKKVPSLRDITIANLFFENSTRTKLSFELAEKRLSADVINFSAGQSSVKKGETLIDTVNNILSMKVDIVVMRHGNVGAGVFLSKHVNAKIINAGDGTHEHPTQALLDSYSIREKLGTVKGKKIVIVGDILHSRVALSNIFALKLQGAEVKVCGPTTLIPKYISSLGVEVETNLKKALEWCDVANVLRVQHERMDIKYFPSTREYTQLFGINQEILDNLGKKIVIMHPGPINRGVEITSDVADSSESIILNQVENGVAVRMAVIYLLAQQIKR from the coding sequence GTGCAAGAATTAAGTGTAGAACATTTATTAGGAATAAAATACTTAAACCCTAATGACATAGATGTTATTTTTAAAACTGCCGATCATTTTAAAGAAGTGATTAACAGACCTATTAAAAAGGTGCCTTCATTAAGAGATATTACCATTGCCAATTTATTTTTTGAAAATAGTACACGTACAAAATTGAGTTTCGAACTTGCCGAAAAACGACTTTCTGCAGATGTTATTAATTTTTCTGCAGGGCAATCTTCTGTTAAAAAAGGAGAAACCTTAATAGATACTGTAAACAATATTCTTTCGATGAAAGTAGATATTGTTGTAATGCGTCATGGAAATGTGGGTGCAGGTGTTTTCTTATCGAAACACGTAAATGCCAAAATTATAAATGCTGGTGATGGAACGCACGAACACCCAACACAAGCCTTATTAGATTCGTATTCTATTCGTGAAAAATTAGGCACAGTAAAGGGAAAGAAAATTGTAATTGTTGGAGATATCTTACATTCTAGAGTTGCACTTTCGAACATATTTGCACTAAAATTACAAGGAGCAGAAGTAAAGGTTTGTGGGCCAACAACGTTAATTCCTAAATACATTTCGAGTTTGGGAGTAGAAGTGGAAACTAATTTAAAAAAGGCTTTGGAATGGTGTGATGTTGCGAATGTTTTACGTGTACAGCATGAACGAATGGATATTAAATATTTTCCATCAACCAGAGAATACACACAACTTTTTGGAATAAATCAAGAGATTTTAGACAATCTTGGCAAGAAAATTGTAATCATGCACCCAGGACCAATTAATAGAGGTGTAGAAATTACAAGTGATGTTGCAGATTCAAGTGAAAGTATTATTCTGAATCAAGTTGAAAACGGTGTTGCTGTTAGAATGGCAGTTATCTATTTATTGGCGCAACAAATTAAAAGATAG
- the pyrR gene encoding bifunctional pyr operon transcriptional regulator/uracil phosphoribosyltransferase PyrR — protein MSRKTLLNSKDIEIILHRLACQLIENHNDFSNTVLIGLQPRGTFLAERLAELLKNEYNIKELELGLLDITFYRDDFRRKDKPLAAEKTQMNFLIEDKKVVIIDDVLFSGRSIRAALTAIQSYGRPESIELLVLIDRRFSRHLPIQPNYRGRQVDAINEEKVLVTWKKTHKKDAVYIESKE, from the coding sequence ATGAGCAGAAAAACCTTACTTAACTCAAAAGATATTGAAATTATTCTTCATCGTTTGGCATGTCAGCTAATCGAAAATCATAACGATTTCTCAAATACTGTGCTCATTGGTTTACAACCAAGAGGAACTTTTTTGGCCGAAAGATTGGCAGAATTGTTAAAAAATGAATACAATATCAAAGAACTGGAGTTAGGTTTATTAGATATTACTTTTTACAGAGACGATTTCCGTAGAAAAGACAAGCCTTTGGCGGCTGAAAAAACGCAAATGAACTTTTTAATAGAAGATAAAAAAGTCGTAATTATAGACGATGTTTTATTCTCAGGAAGAAGTATTAGAGCTGCTTTAACTGCGATTCAATCGTATGGAAGACCAGAAAGTATTGAGTTATTAGTGTTAATCGACAGACGCTTTAGCAGACATTTACCAATTCAGCCAAATTATAGAGGCAGACAAGTAGATGCAATTAACGAAGAAAAAGTTTTGGTTACTTGGAAAAAAACGCATAAAAAAGATGCAGTTTATATAGAATCGAAAGAATAG
- a CDS encoding tetratricopeptide repeat protein encodes MSLLKFESMLKTNSVFFFDLVEFEEIVVHYLDVGKISLAKKAIKLGLEQHPASVDLKLLRVEIHLCDNELDAASKLLKKIELLEPNNDEVFIQKATIQSKKGLHKEAIIQLKKALTLTDDKADIWSLMGMEYLYLDAFENARLNFAKCIEVDYEDYSALYNIVYCFDMEKQHEEAIKYLDTYVDINPYCEVAWHQLGRQHFILENYKQALISFDYAVLIDEFFIGGYLEKAKTLEELGNYQEAIDNYLITLELDDPTAFAYLRVGECYERLLKFEEAISYYKKAVHEDPLLDKGWVLLTNLYFEQENYQKAAYYISKALKIEDENPIYWRRYSEINLKLSFFEEAVSGFRNCLNLEDNSPEIYLGLADVLLFLGEFNDALKVILEAQKTYKDFAEFEYRLAGLFFILNKEKYAFSHLINGMKIDYEYSRVLSDLFPTVYESKKIKKLLKDFKKATE; translated from the coding sequence ATGTCTTTATTAAAATTTGAATCTATGTTAAAAACCAACAGCGTTTTCTTTTTCGATTTAGTCGAATTTGAAGAAATTGTTGTCCATTATTTAGATGTCGGAAAAATATCCCTTGCAAAAAAAGCGATAAAGCTTGGTTTGGAACAGCACCCTGCATCCGTAGATTTAAAATTACTAAGAGTAGAGATTCATTTGTGTGATAATGAGTTAGATGCAGCTTCGAAGTTATTAAAAAAAATTGAGCTTTTAGAACCCAATAACGATGAGGTTTTTATCCAAAAAGCAACGATTCAATCTAAAAAAGGCTTACACAAAGAAGCAATTATTCAGCTTAAAAAAGCGTTAACATTAACGGACGATAAAGCAGATATTTGGTCGTTAATGGGTATGGAATATTTGTATTTAGATGCATTTGAGAATGCACGTTTAAACTTTGCAAAGTGTATAGAAGTAGATTATGAAGATTATTCTGCACTTTATAACATTGTGTATTGTTTCGATATGGAGAAGCAACATGAAGAAGCCATAAAATATTTAGATACCTATGTAGATATTAATCCTTATTGCGAAGTTGCTTGGCACCAATTAGGAAGACAGCATTTTATTTTAGAAAACTACAAACAAGCGTTAATTTCTTTTGATTATGCAGTTTTAATTGATGAATTTTTTATTGGAGGATATTTAGAAAAAGCAAAGACTTTAGAAGAATTAGGAAACTACCAAGAAGCGATAGATAATTACTTAATTACATTAGAATTAGACGATCCTACAGCATTTGCATATCTTAGAGTTGGTGAATGTTATGAGAGGTTATTAAAATTTGAAGAGGCAATCTCTTATTATAAAAAGGCAGTTCACGAAGATCCTTTATTAGATAAAGGTTGGGTTTTGTTAACGAACTTGTATTTCGAACAGGAAAATTATCAAAAAGCAGCCTATTATATTTCTAAAGCATTAAAAATTGAAGATGAAAACCCTATTTATTGGAGACGATATTCAGAAATTAATTTAAAATTAAGCTTTTTCGAAGAAGCCGTTTCTGGGTTTCGAAATTGTTTAAATTTAGAAGATAATTCACCAGAAATTTATCTAGGTTTAGCAGATGTTTTATTATTTTTAGGAGAATTTAATGATGCTTTAAAGGTTATTTTAGAGGCTCAAAAAACGTACAAAGATTTTGCAGAATTCGAATATCGATTGGCAGGTTTATTTTTTATATTGAATAAAGAAAAATATGCTTTTAGCCATTTAATAAATGGAATGAAAATCGATTACGAATATAGTAGGGTTTTGAGTGATTTGTTTCCAACAGTTTATGAAAGCAAAAAGATTAAAAAATTATTAAAAGATTTTAAAAAAGCGACAGAATAG
- a CDS encoding superoxide dismutase family protein, protein MKNLKKIGILVFAITLFASCNSDEKKAVATIEAKSGSNVSGTVTFTEKNGTVTMKAELAGLSEGNHAIHIHAIGDCSAPDGKSAGGHWNPTDKNHGKWMEEPFHIGDIGNLIVGADGKGTIERETNLWSVGGKDTNKNVVGHAIIIHEGPDDFSSQPSGAAGPRIGCGEIIRK, encoded by the coding sequence ATGAAAAATTTAAAGAAAATAGGAATTTTAGTATTTGCAATAACATTATTTGCTTCTTGTAATTCTGATGAGAAAAAAGCAGTTGCAACTATTGAAGCAAAAAGCGGAAGCAATGTTTCTGGAACTGTAACATTTACAGAAAAGAATGGAACTGTAACTATGAAAGCAGAATTAGCTGGATTATCTGAGGGAAACCACGCAATACATATTCATGCAATTGGAGATTGTTCTGCACCTGATGGAAAATCTGCTGGCGGACATTGGAATCCAACTGATAAAAACCACGGAAAATGGATGGAAGAACCTTTTCATATTGGAGATATTGGTAATTTAATTGTTGGTGCAGATGGTAAAGGTACTATTGAAAGAGAAACGAACTTATGGTCTGTTGGTGGAAAAGATACCAATAAAAATGTAGTTGGTCATGCAATTATTATTCATGAAGGACCAGATGATTTTAGTTCTCAACCTTCTGGAGCAGCTGGCCCTAGAATTGGTTGTGGAGAGATTATTAGAAAATAA
- a CDS encoding MBL fold metallo-hydrolase, producing the protein MKKIFFTSFLLILFVSTSCKNKKESKNNNDSIAVSEKETNSSAEITPISHATAIISFNEETIYLDPTGGKEAFADFKKPTYTLITDIHGDHMNLKTLEGLDLTTTKIIAPKAVAEKLKDIKAKEIIVINNGEEKSFDNFKIEAIPMYNLREEALKFHSKGRGNGYVLTINNERIYFSGDTEDIPEMRNLKNIDKAFVCMNLPYTMTVESAADAVLAFKPKQVFPYHYRGTEGLSDVEKFKEIVNEKDNSIEVVQWNWYPNRK; encoded by the coding sequence ATGAAAAAAATATTCTTTACCAGTTTTTTATTAATTCTTTTTGTTTCAACATCTTGTAAAAACAAGAAAGAATCTAAAAATAATAATGATTCAATAGCAGTATCTGAAAAAGAAACTAACTCTTCTGCAGAAATAACACCTATTTCTCATGCGACTGCCATCATTTCTTTTAATGAAGAAACTATTTATTTAGATCCAACTGGAGGTAAGGAAGCCTTTGCCGATTTTAAAAAACCAACCTATACTTTAATTACCGACATTCATGGAGATCACATGAACTTAAAAACGCTGGAAGGTTTAGATTTAACAACAACCAAAATTATTGCACCAAAAGCGGTTGCAGAAAAGTTGAAAGACATAAAAGCAAAAGAAATAATTGTTATAAATAATGGTGAAGAAAAGTCTTTTGACAATTTTAAAATTGAAGCGATACCTATGTATAATTTAAGAGAAGAAGCATTAAAGTTTCACTCAAAAGGAAGGGGAAATGGATATGTTTTAACAATTAATAACGAGCGTATTTATTTTTCTGGAGACACAGAAGACATCCCAGAAATGCGTAATTTAAAAAATATCGACAAAGCTTTTGTTTGCATGAACTTACCTTATACAATGACAGTTGAAAGTGCTGCAGATGCTGTTTTAGCATTTAAACCAAAACAAGTTTTCCCTTATCACTACAGAGGAACTGAAGGTTTAAGTGATGTAGAAAAATTTAAAGAAATTGTAAACGAAAAAGATAATTCTATTGAAGTTGTTCAGTGGAATTGGTACCCAAATAGAAAATAA
- a CDS encoding PPK2 family polyphosphate kinase, whose product MNLEKYKVSKKIKLQDFETKEVVDNAEKELKKLRKKLSKIQNKMYAEGKFGALICIQGMDTAGKDSLIREVFKDVNARGVIVHSFKVPTELELKHDFLWRHYIALPAKGKLGVFNRTHYENVLVTRVHPEYILGENIPNIKSVNDINDDFYHDRMERINQFENHLAKNGTIVLKFFLNLSKEEQKNRLLRRLNLPEKNWKFSEGDLKERKLWDKYQDCYEDVLNRTSKKNAPWFVVPADDKPSARLILAEILVEEFKKYDFKEPVLSKKVADRIDEFKAQLNNE is encoded by the coding sequence ATGAATTTAGAAAAATATAAGGTTTCCAAGAAAATAAAACTACAAGATTTTGAAACAAAAGAAGTAGTTGATAATGCTGAAAAAGAACTCAAAAAATTGCGTAAAAAGCTCAGTAAAATTCAGAATAAAATGTATGCTGAAGGTAAATTCGGAGCTTTAATTTGTATTCAAGGAATGGATACTGCTGGTAAAGACAGCTTAATTCGTGAAGTTTTTAAAGATGTAAACGCACGTGGAGTAATAGTGCACAGTTTTAAGGTACCAACAGAATTAGAGTTAAAACACGATTTTTTATGGAGACATTATATTGCATTACCAGCAAAAGGAAAATTAGGAGTTTTTAATAGAACACATTACGAAAATGTGTTGGTTACAAGAGTACATCCAGAATATATTTTGGGAGAAAACATTCCAAATATAAAAAGTGTAAACGATATTAATGATGATTTTTACCACGATAGAATGGAAAGAATCAATCAGTTTGAAAACCATTTGGCAAAAAACGGAACCATTGTTTTAAAATTCTTTTTAAATTTATCTAAAGAAGAACAAAAAAATAGATTATTAAGAAGATTAAATCTACCAGAAAAAAATTGGAAATTTTCTGAGGGAGATTTAAAAGAACGCAAATTGTGGGACAAATATCAAGATTGTTACGAAGATGTTTTAAATAGAACTTCAAAAAAAAATGCACCTTGGTTTGTAGTTCCTGCAGACGATAAACCTTCTGCTCGTTTAATTTTGGCAGAAATATTAGTAGAAGAATTTAAAAAATACGATTTTAAAGAACCTGTTTTATCGAAAAAAGTAGCAGATAGAATAGACGAATTTAAAGCACAATTAAATAACGAATAA
- a CDS encoding 3'-5' exonuclease: MNLKLEKPIVFFDLETTGVNIATDRIVEIAILKVFPNGNKESKTWLVNPEIEIPQGATDVHGITNEKVVTEPTFKELAPEVSKMIEGCDLAGFNSNRFDIPLLAEELMRAGIDFDMKNRKAIDVQVIFHKKEQRTLSAGYQFYCGKELEGAHGAEADTNATYEILLAQLDKYDDIENSVDALSEFSTHGVRADFAGFILMNDEKQEIFSFGKYKGRTVEEVFKENPGYNNWIQNADFPLYTKKVLKEIKERMSAPKDTMSEADKLQALQQKFNLR; this comes from the coding sequence TTGAATTTAAAATTAGAAAAGCCTATTGTATTCTTCGATTTAGAAACAACTGGTGTAAATATTGCCACAGATAGAATCGTAGAAATTGCAATTTTAAAGGTATTTCCAAACGGAAATAAAGAAAGTAAAACTTGGTTGGTAAATCCAGAAATAGAAATACCACAGGGAGCAACAGACGTACATGGAATAACCAATGAAAAAGTGGTAACAGAACCTACTTTTAAAGAATTAGCTCCAGAAGTAAGTAAAATGATTGAAGGTTGCGATTTGGCAGGCTTCAATTCTAATAGATTTGATATTCCTTTATTGGCAGAAGAATTAATGCGTGCAGGAATCGATTTTGATATGAAAAATAGAAAAGCGATTGATGTGCAAGTTATTTTTCATAAAAAGGAGCAAAGAACATTAAGTGCTGGTTATCAATTTTACTGTGGAAAAGAATTGGAAGGAGCTCATGGAGCAGAAGCAGATACGAATGCAACTTACGAAATTTTATTAGCTCAATTGGATAAATACGACGATATAGAAAATTCTGTAGATGCTTTAAGTGAATTTTCAACTCATGGAGTAAGAGCAGATTTTGCTGGTTTTATTTTAATGAATGATGAAAAACAAGAAATTTTCTCTTTCGGAAAATACAAAGGAAGAACAGTAGAAGAAGTTTTTAAAGAAAATCCAGGGTATAATAATTGGATTCAGAATGCAGATTTTCCTTTATACACCAAAAAGGTTTTAAAAGAAATTAAAGAAAGAATGTCTGCACCAAAAGACACAATGTCGGAAGCTGATAAATTACAAGCTTTACAGCAGAAGTTTAATTTAAGATAG
- a CDS encoding ABC transporter ATPase, giving the protein MFTEYKNLPNNSRVWIYQADREFTADEVTVISEKAENFINQWTRHGDDLKGSFTIKYDQFLVLAVDESFNNVSGCSIDSSVRFVQELEKELKVDLMNKMNVTFKDNEHINMVRLADFQQFAKEKKITSETIVFNNMVDTKQDFETLWEVPAKESWHKRFLV; this is encoded by the coding sequence ATGTTTACAGAATATAAAAATTTACCAAATAATTCCAGAGTTTGGATTTATCAAGCTGACAGAGAATTTACAGCAGATGAAGTTACAGTAATTTCAGAGAAAGCAGAGAATTTTATAAACCAATGGACACGTCATGGAGACGATTTAAAAGGTTCGTTTACGATAAAATACGATCAGTTTTTGGTGTTGGCAGTAGATGAAAGTTTTAATAATGTTTCTGGTTGTTCTATAGATAGTTCTGTACGTTTTGTACAAGAATTAGAAAAAGAATTAAAAGTAGATTTAATGAATAAAATGAATGTTACTTTTAAAGATAATGAACATATTAATATGGTTAGATTAGCTGATTTTCAGCAATTTGCTAAAGAGAAGAAAATAACTTCGGAAACGATTGTGTTTAATAATATGGTAGATACAAAACAAGATTTCGAAACACTTTGGGAAGTTCCTGCAAAAGAAAGCTGGCACAAACGTTTTTTGGTATAA